The Paenibacillus beijingensis nucleotide sequence CAATGGCGACTACCGAAGGCTCATCCAGTACGACGCCCCTCCCTTTCACGTGAATGGAGACATTAGCCGTTCCCAAGTCGATCCCGATATCCTTGCTTAACATTAGACTTCAAGTCCCCCAAGCGAGTAATGTAGGCAAACCCCTAACCCCTATTATTCGCCAACAATCTTCATATCCCTCTCGTTCAATGGAAAATTATTTTTACCTTTTTCCGGCCGCGATCACTTCACGTTTTTTCGTACTTTTCTTATATTTGATTTTGGTTGCCTCTCCTCCCCTTAAATGGCGAATCGACTTATGGTACTCGAGAATGTGCTTGACCTGATCCGCCAGATCGGGGTTGATTTCCGGCAGCCGCTCGGTTAAATCTTTATGCACCGTACTTTTGGAAACGCCGAACTCTTTGGCGATCGTCCGGACCGTATGCTTCGTTTCTACAATGCAACGGCCGATCTTAATGGTCCGCTCTTTGATGTAATCGTGCACGTTCCCGCCTCCCTGCTCGAGATAGTTTGGTACATTATATGAGGGGAGCAGGTATATATTCTTTATGGCCAAGCGTGACGAGCCCGAATGTTGCAATAATTTTCAAAAATAGCCGTTTGCTTAACCGGCGCAGCGCAAAAAGGGAAGGCCTTTGGCCCTCCCTTTCGTTGTTTACCTCATGTTATTCTTTGATCAGATCGCTCGGATTGACCGGTACTCCGTTTTGCAGCGTCGTATAGCGCAAATGGTTGCCGAGATCTTTGCCCGCTTCGCTGCGGCCGGATTTGGCGATGACCGTACCCTGCGCCACCTCGTCGCCTACTTTAACCTGAACATCGCTCAAGCTTTGGTATACGGTGACAAGACCGTCCGCGCTCGTAATTTCAACTTCGTTGCCGCTTGTCGGATGGTTGTCCACCAGCGTAACTTTGCCTGCAGCCGATGCCAGAACATCGAACGGAAGTCCGTCCGGGCTGGTAATATCGATGCCGGTGCTCGCTACAAACGTGTTGCCTTCCTGTACCATTGCAGCCTGACGTTCTTCTTCAGATGCACTCGCGTCATAAAACGGAGTGAGCACCTTCATGTCCTTGAAGCTCGCGACCGGCCATTGCAGCGATTCTGTAATCGTTGCCGCCGGTTCGGCCGCTTTCTCTCCGCCCGTCTTCGTATCGCTTCCTTGGCTGACCTCAGCAGGGCTCGCGCTCTCGGTTGTCGAAGTCTTCTGATCCGCTCCCTGGTAGATCCACATTAAGGTTACGATAATTGCTGCCGCGGCGATGAACACTGCTGGAGATACCCATTTTTTCGACAGCGTCCTTTTCAATCCGCTAGACTTGACGGCAGCCCTTCCTCCCAGAACTGTTTTGGGAGTTTCTTCTTTGCCTTGCTTCGATTGATTCGTTTCATTCATTTGCTATCACCTCACTAGCCATTGTTGCCAGATTCGCTAGGTTTATACGTGAGGTGAAAACTGCTATCGTAAAATTTGCAAGAGTCGCATCGCGGCTCTCCGCATGCTCGCTTTTCAGCTTTTGAACGCAGGCAGCTTGAGCGCCTTCTCAACCCGCGTTCCGCTGTAATAATGAGCTAGAATTTGAGAGGCTGCGCTGCCCTCCCGCGCCATGCCGTCCGCCCCCCATTGGCTCATGCCGACGCCGTGCCCGTAGCCGTAGGTCGTAATATGAATCGAGGACCTGTCAATCTTCCAGGTGAACTGAGAGGAAGCAAGACCAAGCTTCTCGCGAACCTCGCGGCCGGACAGTCTCTCGTCGCCGACTGCAATCTCTTTAATCCGGTGCCCTGCCGTCGTTTCCAGCACACGGATGGCCGGCCGGGCGGCGACGCTTGCTCCCAGCTTCCGGTAAAATTCGGAGAGGCTGAGCGTAACCGTCTCTTTATATGACGGCGAAATTTCGGGGTCCCAAGGGCTGGCGACGCTGCGCAGATAGGGTACTTTATGGTTCCAATAGTCTTCCGAATTTTCCGTATACCCGTTGCTGGTGGAGAAAAAAAGCGCCTGGATCGGCTGTCCGCCGTAAGTGATAATCTGCCCTCTCGTCTGCCGGACTGCATCGTTCAGCTTCTTCAAATTCGTCCGGCGTGTCTCTGCGGGCCACCGCTTCATTAAGGCGGCAACCGGCACATATACCTGATGAATCGTCGTATCGGTCACATCCGCATTGTCTACCGGCATGTCGCTCGTTTCGTGCAATGCCAGCCGTCTGACAATATACGTCCGCGCCGCGATGGCCTGCGCCTTCAGCGCCTCAAGCTCGAATGTAACCGGCATCTCTCCTGCAACGACTCCCCGTACGTACAGCTCCAGCGGCACTTTCTCGATCCGCTTCTCTTTGGTCAGATAGATGCGGATTTGCGTCTTGTCCAGCTCGCTTATTGTCGTTTTGGCGTCGGCACGTGCTGCCGCAGCCGGGTTGCTTGAGGCTGCGGGTACGGAGCTGCCGGGAGCTTGCGGGGCCGGGTTGCCTGAGGCTGCCGCAGCGGACCCCGTCCGGCCGGCGCTTCGTGCCTCCGCCTTGCCGGCATTCCCCGAAGACGCCGATCCCGGTCCGGCGCTTTGCATTGCGCCCTCTTGGCTCCCCGCAGCCGGTGGACCGCCGTCCGATTCGTTTGCAGCGCCGCCATTCCCGGCGTTTCCGCCCATTACGGCGGAAGGGGCAAGCGTCCCGGCCTGCAAATAAGGATGGTCCGCGACCGGAGGATCGTGCCGATGCCATTTATTGACGATCAGGCCGGGCAGCAGTATCGCCGTCAAGGTCAAGGCACTGATTAAAGCGAGGGACGTGCGAACGGAGGGTTCGGGCTTTCGCTGCGGTTTTGTGTCCGCCGGAATCGTATGGGAGGCGCGGACTGTGCGGGTCAAGCGGGCGGTGCGGTTTGTGCGGGCAGCCCGGGAGCGCAGCGCTCTAACTGCAGGCAGCATTCGTTTCATCGCTCGTCTATCCTTCCTTTCCGGGTAAGAATCTCTCAGGGACGGGACAAGTTTCTTTATAGTCTATGAGGGAGATTCGCTAGGATAGAACGCGGCCGATAAAAAGAAGGGGCTGTCCCATAAGCAGGATTTTAGTCGTATCAATCAGGCTCTTCAGCTTAAAAGCGAAAAACGAACCGATCAAGGGGATATCCTTGGCCGGTTCGTTCGTTTTTACCACATAGGAAAGTTTAATTTCGATAAAGCATGAAGTCGAAATGAACTTTCCTATTGGCGAATAAACCTACCTTTAATCGCGGTCGCACATCTTCGAAAGACCTCGATAAAGGTTTATCTCATCGCTCTGAACGAAGGGTGATTTTTGAGAAACAAGCGTTCGTACATCTTTTTTCTTTTTATTTTTCAACTCCGTTAAAATTCCTGCGAAACTACTTTTTTTGTCGACCTCATTCTATCGCAGCCCTCAAATGTCAAGAAGATCAAAACGTCATTTTATCTTCAAAAGCGGTTTTGAGAACGATGAGCGGAGTAGCAAGACCAAACTGCATTAATGAATCAAGAAAGCTGCCCAGCGATTCCATGGAGTCGAGCATCACTTTCATCAAATAATTGGAATCCCCGCTTACCCGGTAAAGATCCGTAACCTCCGGAGACATTTCGCAAAAACGTATGAAATCGTCACACTGCGTTGTTTTAAACAGCACAAAAGACTGGATCCCTTTATTTAATTTGGCAGGGTCGAATTTGGCTCTGTACGCGGCGATTACACCTTGATCCTCGAGCTTGTGAATCCGCTCCTTTACGGCCGGCTGTGTCATTGCAATGCTCCGCCCTATTTCGGAAACCGAAATACGGGCATTCTCAAACAGCATGCTCATAATTTTCTGATCGATTTCGTCTACCTTCAAGGTTGGCTTCAAGAAAGACTCCTCCAAACTTTATTTTTATAATAAAATATCTATTTTTATCTATAAATTATAAGCATAATCGACATTTTGTTTTTAATTATACCTTCGTTTTTCGCCAAAATTCAATATAATGGATGTCAAGCCATTCATGACGCGGCTGCGAACCCAAATCCGGCAGAAAGAAAGGTTGAGGAACATGGGGAATCTGGAAGGAAAAATTGCATTCGTGACAGGCGCAAGCAGGGGAATCGGACGTGCGATTGCAAGCCGGTTGGCTCAACAACGCGGGTATAGGTACGCAAGGTACCATCGAAGATACGACGGAGGCGATGTTCGACGAAATTGTCGCGGTCAATATGAAAGCTCCCTTTTTTATTATTCAGCAAGCTTTGCCGCGTATTCGGGATGAAGGACGCATTATTAACATCTCGTCAGCCGAAACGCGAATCGCACTTCCCGGTTCCATTGCTTACGGAATGACCAAAGGGGCGCTTAATACGCTGACTCTTCCTTTGGCCAAGCATTTGGGGACTCGGGGCATTACCCTAAATACAATCCTCCCGGGCTATACGGAAACCGATCTCAACGCTGAGCTGCTGAAAAAGCCGGAAATCCGAAATTTCGCCATCGGCTTGACCTCCTTAAACCGTTTGGGGCATGTAAGCGATATTGCCGATGCAGCCGTATTCTTCGCTTCGCCCGACAGCCGCTGGGTCACCGCCCAAGTCATTGACGTGTCCGGAGGCTTGAGGCTTTAAGGCAGCCAACATATTTTTCAGAGAAGCGCTGATTCCACAAAAAAAGAGCCTCGTTCACGTGACGGGACTCCTCTCATCTTATACACGGCGGATGCACCCGAGCCGGATGCATCCTTTGTCATGTTATGCGGTTGCTTCGCTTAAACCCAGGTGGCCTGGATCTTCGCTACGGGCACTTCTTTCTCCCGCTTGTAGTTGTGGTCCGATTCCGATGCCGCAGCAGCCGCTCCTACCGGAACGTCCTCGGAAGCATGCTCCTCGGCGGGAGACATGGTGGCCAGCGTTACGGTTTCCACCGGCGCTTCCTCGATATCTTCCTCTTCCACCCGTACGATATCGGCTCCGAGGGCGGCCAGCTTGCCGGCAATGTCGACGTAACCGCGGTCCACATGGTGCAGGCCGGTAACTTCCGTTTCGCCTTCGGCCGCTAAGCCCGCGCAGATCAGGGCGGCGCCCGCGCGCAAATCCGTCGCGCATACTTTGGCGCCGAGCAGCTTGGATGAGCCGCTCACAACGGCGGTACGCCCTTCCACTTTAATGTGGGCGTTCATTTTCTTGAACTCCTCCACATGCATGAAACGATTTTCGAACACCGTTTCGGTCACCACGCTCGTTCCTTCGGACACTAGCTGCAGCGCCATCATTTGCGATTGCATATCGGTCGGAAATCCGGGATACGGGAGCGTCTTGACATCGACGCTGCGCATCGATGCGGCGGCTTGCACGCGCAGTCCGTTATCCTCTTCCGTAATCCGGACGCCCATCTCCTGCAGCTTCGCGATAACCGGGCCCAGATGGTCGCCGATCGCGCCTTCGACAAATACGTCCCCGCCCGTGATCGCCGCCGCAATCATAAACGTTCCCGCTTCGACGCGGTCCGGAATGACCGAGTGCGTCACGCCGGTGAGCTTATCGACGCCTTCAATCCGGATCACGCCGGTTCCGGCTCCGCGGATTTTGGCGCCCATCGCGTTCAAGTAATTCGCCAAATCGACGATTTCCGGCTCTTTAGCCGCATTGTCGATCGTCGTTGTGCCTTCCGCCATCGAAGCGGCCATCATAATGTTCTCCGTTGCGCCTACGCTCGCCACGTCCAAATAAATTTTGGCGCCTCTCAATTTGCCCGGAGCTTTTGCTTCGATAAATCCGTTGCCGAGCGTAATGTCCGCGCCCATCGCTTCAAAGCCCTTCAAGTGCTGGTCGATCGGACGCGTGCCGATTGCGCAGCCCCCCGGCAGTGAAATACGAACCCGGCCTAGGCGGGCGAGCAGCGGTCCCATTACGAGGAACGATGCGCGCATTTTGCGCACCCATTCGTACGGCGCTTCGCAAGAAATCAGCTCTGAAGCCGACACGGTCATTTTCTCGCCTTCATAAGAAGCTTTGGCACCCAGTGTTTCGATCACTTGTTTAATGGTAAGTACATCGTCGAGGAGGGGAACGTCGCAGATGACGCTTTCTCCTTCCGTTGCAAGTAAAGAGGCTGCCAATATGGGAAGCACGGCATTTTTGGCTCCATGCACGCGCACCGTTCCCTTCAGCTTTCTGCCTCCGCGGACGATTATTTTGCTCATCTTTAGAATTCCCTCCGCACGCTGCAAATTCAATCGCGCTTTATTATCGGAAAATTGGTTGTCGTAATGAAGTTGAAATTGCCTGTTTGTTGTCGAATAAAGGCATGCCTGCCGCATTTCCAAAGTTCATCTTAACACTCGTCTACAGGAATCGACAAGAACTAATTTTGCGGCCATTTCATCAAAAATGAGTGAAGAATAAGTAAAGATCATCCAGCACCTGTGCGAACACGCTTATACTTATTCGCCCGCCGCCGCCGTTTTCGTTCCGTTCTTTTGAACTTATTGTTATCATTCGGGCGGAAGCTTATTCGGCAAGCAATTTGAGCGTACTCGTCCAGCCCCAGTAGTCAAGAATAAACCCGGCAAACAGGTGACCGAGAACGACAGCCACGAGCAGCAGCAGAATGCGTGCCTTGGGGCTTTTCGGATTGCGCACAAAGGTTTCAAGCTTCACTTCCTGCAGAACGTACCAGGCGAGCAAAATGCTTATAATTACGATAATAATCGAAAAAAGCCCGTTTAAGCCTGCAGCAGTCCATATTCGATCGGTATTCATTAATAACCTCGTTCTCCCTCTTGCAAACGCTAATTATCTCAGCATTTCTC carries:
- a CDS encoding DUF1146 domain-containing protein, encoding MNTDRIWTAAGLNGLFSIIIVIISILLAWYVLQEVKLETFVRNPKSPKARILLLLVAVVLGHLFAGFILDYWGWTSTLKLLAE
- the spoIIID gene encoding sporulation transcriptional regulator SpoIIID yields the protein MHDYIKERTIKIGRCIVETKHTVRTIAKEFGVSKSTVHKDLTERLPEINPDLADQVKHILEYHKSIRHLRGGEATKIKYKKSTKKREVIAAGKR
- the spoIID gene encoding stage II sporulation protein D — encoded protein: MKRMLPAVRALRSRAARTNRTARLTRTVRASHTIPADTKPQRKPEPSVRTSLALISALTLTAILLPGLIVNKWHRHDPPVADHPYLQAGTLAPSAVMGGNAGNGGAANESDGGPPAAGSQEGAMQSAGPGSASSGNAGKAEARSAGRTGSAAAASGNPAPQAPGSSVPAASSNPAAAARADAKTTISELDKTQIRIYLTKEKRIEKVPLELYVRGVVAGEMPVTFELEALKAQAIAARTYIVRRLALHETSDMPVDNADVTDTTIHQVYVPVAALMKRWPAETRRTNLKKLNDAVRQTRGQIITYGGQPIQALFFSTSNGYTENSEDYWNHKVPYLRSVASPWDPEISPSYKETVTLSLSEFYRKLGASVAARPAIRVLETTAGHRIKEIAVGDERLSGREVREKLGLASSQFTWKIDRSSIHITTYGYGHGVGMSQWGADGMAREGSAASQILAHYYSGTRVEKALKLPAFKS
- the murA gene encoding UDP-N-acetylglucosamine 1-carboxyvinyltransferase; protein product: MSKIIVRGGRKLKGTVRVHGAKNAVLPILAASLLATEGESVICDVPLLDDVLTIKQVIETLGAKASYEGEKMTVSASELISCEAPYEWVRKMRASFLVMGPLLARLGRVRISLPGGCAIGTRPIDQHLKGFEAMGADITLGNGFIEAKAPGKLRGAKIYLDVASVGATENIMMAASMAEGTTTIDNAAKEPEIVDLANYLNAMGAKIRGAGTGVIRIEGVDKLTGVTHSVIPDRVEAGTFMIAAAITGGDVFVEGAIGDHLGPVIAKLQEMGVRITEEDNGLRVQAAASMRSVDVKTLPYPGFPTDMQSQMMALQLVSEGTSVVTETVFENRFMHVEEFKKMNAHIKVEGRTAVVSGSSKLLGAKVCATDLRAGAALICAGLAAEGETEVTGLHHVDRGYVDIAGKLAALGADIVRVEEEDIEEAPVETVTLATMSPAEEHASEDVPVGAAAAASESDHNYKREKEVPVAKIQATWV
- a CDS encoding Lrp/AsnC family transcriptional regulator, which codes for MKPTLKVDEIDQKIMSMLFENARISVSEIGRSIAMTQPAVKERIHKLEDQGVIAAYRAKFDPAKLNKGIQSFVLFKTTQCDDFIRFCEMSPEVTDLYRVSGDSNYLMKVMLDSMESLGSFLDSLMQFGLATPLIVLKTAFEDKMTF
- a CDS encoding M23 family metallopeptidase, whose translation is MNETNQSKQGKEETPKTVLGGRAAVKSSGLKRTLSKKWVSPAVFIAAAAIIVTLMWIYQGADQKTSTTESASPAEVSQGSDTKTGGEKAAEPAATITESLQWPVASFKDMKVLTPFYDASASEEERQAAMVQEGNTFVASTGIDITSPDGLPFDVLASAAGKVTLVDNHPTSGNEVEITSADGLVTVYQSLSDVQVKVGDEVAQGTVIAKSGRSEAGKDLGNHLRYTTLQNGVPVNPSDLIKE